The Photobacterium sp. TY1-4 DNA window GCGGAGCAACGCCGGGCAAACAAACAAGCGGCCACCTTTGTGGGCGTGGATGGCAGTGGGGCTGAGCCTGTTGATGGTGTCGGCCGCCTGCCGCAGCGCGGCGGCCGGTGATTTACCGGGCAATTTACCGGGCGTGACCGAAGCTGCAACGACTCAGTTGGATCAGCGCGCACCGCTGACGGTGGAGGTCGGGGTACTGGCGACCCGCGGCGCACAGGCGGCCCGACAGCGTTGGCAGCCGACGATGGCCTGGTTGTCATCGCAGATCCCGCACACCCGGTTTGTGATCCATCCGTTTGATTTAGAGGCAATGGAGCAGGCGGTCAAACTGGGCACGATTGATTTTGTGATCACCAATCCCGGTCAGGCGGTTCAGCTCGGGCGTCAGTATGCGCTGTCCTGGCTGGCGACCATGACCAGCCGTTCGCCGGTCAGCCCGACCCATGGCATTGGCTCGGCGCTGGTGGTGCGCCGGGATTCCCCATATACCCGGCTGGCGCAATTGAGCGGGATGCCGATTGCCGCCGTGGCGGAAAGGGCATTCGGCGGCTATTTAACCCTGCGCTATGAAGTCGCCGGACAGGGGCTCAATCCCAATCATTATTTTTCAGACGTCTCCTTTGTCGGATTTCCGCTGGATGCCGGTGTATATCAGTTGCGGGATGGGGCCGTGGACGCTGCCATCGTGCCGGTATGCCTGCTGGAGAACATGCACCAGGAAGGGCTGATCGATGCCGGTCAGTACCGGGTGCTGAATGCGATGTCGCCGCCCGGGTATGGTTGCCAGGTGTCGACGCCACTCTATCCGAACTGGTCGTTTGCTCGCACTGAGCGGGCCGGGACGACGATGGCAAAAGCGATCGCCCGTGCGCTGTTAGCGATGCCGGGCGATCATCCGGCAGCGATGGCAGCTGGTGCCGCAGGCTGGACTTCGCCGATCCCCCAGCTGGTGGTCGACAAATTGTATCAGGCGCTGGATCTGCATCCGCTGCAAAAGCCCTGGTGGCAGGCGGCGATGATTTGGGTCAAGCAGAACCAGCACTGGGCCTGGAGTGCGTTCTTTCTGGTGGTGATTTTAAATGTGTACCACTTCTGGCTGGAATATCGGTTCAGTCGCAGCCAGAAAGCCCTCGAAGCGACGTCCCACCGGCTGAAAGAGAAAAGTGCGCAACTGGCGCACGCCCAGCGAGTGGCGATCGTGGGTGAGCTCGGCAGCAGCCTGGCCCATGAAATCAACCAGCCGCTGGCTGCGATCCGCAATTACAGCGAAGGGGGGCAAATCCGGCTGAGCAAATTGAACCAGACGCAGGGAACTCAGGGCATTCAGGACACTTGGCCGCAGGACCTGCTGCCGGTGTTTGAAAAAATCCACACCCAGGTCGAGCGGGCAGATGCGATCGTGCAGCGGTTGCGGAACCTGATCAACAAGCGGGCGGTGAAAACTGAGCGGTGTAATATCGAGCAGTTGTTGAGCGAGACACTTGAGCTGCTCGAACATGATTTGCAGCAGAAACAGTTGCGGCTGCACCGTCTCAGTCATGGGGTGCCGACTTCGATTGTGGTCGATCCGGTGGGCGTCCAGCAGGTGCTGGTGAACGTGATCACCAATGCTGCCGATGCCTGTCTGGCCTGGCAGCACCAGGGCGCGGCACCGGACTGGCAGGGCACTATCACCATTGCCACCGTGTATCAGCCGGATGCCCTGCACATTACCGTAGCAGACAACGGCGTGGGCTTAACCGTGCATGATGCGCCGCTGACCCAAGCCTTTGTCAGCACCAAAGCCGATGGGTTGGGGCTGGGTTTGGCGATCTGCCGGGATGTGGCCGAAGCCCATGGCGGTCAGTTCAGTCTGGCCGCCGCTGAGCCGCGCGGGTGCTGCGCGACCCTTGTATTGCCGATCATAAAATCTCAAGCAGAAGGAGTGTGAGATGGAGCGTGTTTATTCCGGTCAGGAGCCTTTTCATAACCAGCCACAGCTGCAACGCCAGCAGCGGAAGGCGTTGTCGGTTTATGTGGTGGATGACGATGCATCGGTTCGCGATTCGCTGGCGTTTATGCTGGAAGGATATGGCTTTACGGTCCGCACCTATGCCGATGGACCGCTGTTTCTGGCGCAGGTTGATCTTCAGCAACCGGGCTGCGTGATCCTCGACAGCCGGATGCCGATCATGTGTGGGCAGCAGGTCCACCAGTATTTGTCCGAACATCACAGCCCGCTGGCGGTGATCTACCTGACCGGTCATGGCGATGTGCCGATGGCGGTTGATGCCCTGCAAGCCGGGGCGGTTCACTTTTTTCAGAAACCGGTCAAAGCGCAAGCCTTAGCTGACGCGATTGAACAGGGCTTCCAGGCTTC harbors:
- a CDS encoding PhnD/SsuA/transferrin family substrate-binding protein, producing the protein MRRSNAGQTNKRPPLWAWMAVGLSLLMVSAACRSAAAGDLPGNLPGVTEAATTQLDQRAPLTVEVGVLATRGAQAARQRWQPTMAWLSSQIPHTRFVIHPFDLEAMEQAVKLGTIDFVITNPGQAVQLGRQYALSWLATMTSRSPVSPTHGIGSALVVRRDSPYTRLAQLSGMPIAAVAERAFGGYLTLRYEVAGQGLNPNHYFSDVSFVGFPLDAGVYQLRDGAVDAAIVPVCLLENMHQEGLIDAGQYRVLNAMSPPGYGCQVSTPLYPNWSFARTERAGTTMAKAIARALLAMPGDHPAAMAAGAAGWTSPIPQLVVDKLYQALDLHPLQKPWWQAAMIWVKQNQHWAWSAFFLVVILNVYHFWLEYRFSRSQKALEATSHRLKEKSAQLAHAQRVAIVGELGSSLAHEINQPLAAIRNYSEGGQIRLSKLNQTQGTQGIQDTWPQDLLPVFEKIHTQVERADAIVQRLRNLINKRAVKTERCNIEQLLSETLELLEHDLQQKQLRLHRLSHGVPTSIVVDPVGVQQVLVNVITNAADACLAWQHQGAAPDWQGTITIATVYQPDALHITVADNGVGLTVHDAPLTQAFVSTKADGLGLGLAICRDVAEAHGGQFSLAAAEPRGCCATLVLPIIKSQAEGV
- a CDS encoding response regulator transcription factor, which gives rise to MERVYSGQEPFHNQPQLQRQQRKALSVYVVDDDASVRDSLAFMLEGYGFTVRTYADGPLFLAQVDLQQPGCVILDSRMPIMCGQQVHQYLSEHHSPLAVIYLTGHGDVPMAVDALQAGAVHFFQKPVKAQALADAIEQGFQASAATMAQLQSRAAFQSLTQREKEILRLIIAGKRNQQVADTLCIAVRTVEVHRASLMKKFAAKTVAELAYFYGRVAEA